The Candidatus Palauibacter australiensis sequence CGGGACGTCGACGGTGATGGCCAGGGCCTGCCCAGCGGCGACGGCGTACGGCTCCGTGACCCAGTCGGCGTATCCGATGCGCTCAACGCGGATGCGGTACTCGCCGGGGCCGGGCGCCTGGAACGAGAAGGCGCCGGCAGCCGCGGTGAAGTCGGCCTCCACGGCCGCGCCGGACCGGTCCAGCAGGCTGACGAAACCGGCCGAGATGAGGCGCCCCCCGTCGGCTTCGCGCACCGTTCCGCTGATCCGCTGCGCGGCCGCCGCCGATGGCAGGGCCAGCACCGCGGCGATCGCGACAAGCGGCCCGACCACGCGGACGCTCCGGGACCACACCGGATTCATTTCGTCCACACCACGACGGCGCCACACCGGTTTCTGAACCCTCCAAACTCGGCCGGGAGACTCGCCAGCCCCTTGTAGACCTCGATCCCGCCGACTTCCAACGGCTTCACGAACTGGTCCAGTTCACCCTGCCGGAGCCTGATGCCGTCCAGATATACGGCCATGGGACAGGTCAGGCCCGCACCCGAGAAACGTCTCCGGTTCTTCAGCCCCGGCGCAACGCTCGGAACGAGCATGCTCACGAGGTGGCTCACTCGAAGGGGGCGCCAGCGTTCGATGTCCTCTTCCGTGATGAACGTGCCGAGCCCGGTCAGTTCACCCCAGTACTTTCTCTCGTAGAACCCCTTGATCTCCAGCCTCCGCGGCCTCTCCACCGTTGCGACGAGGGGCGCCAGTTCCACGGGGTCCGCCGACAGAGCGATCTCGGCCTCCGTCGTAAGGCCCTGTCGGACCATGACCGCGTACGTGAGCGGGGCGTAGCCGATGTGCCGGACGGAGAGTTCGTGCTCGCCGACGGGCAGCGCGCTGAGGACGAAGCGGCCCCTCCGGTTGCTCTCGACGCGTTCGGCCCGGTCCGGAACGAAAACCTCGGCCGCAACCACGGGCTGGCGGGTTCGGGCGTCGAGCACCTGGCCGATGAGTCGGCCCGTTCTTCTCTCCGCCAGCACGAGTCGGAGTTCGACTTCGTGCCGCATTCCCGGCACGATGACCACTGTCTCTTCCTCGCTAGAAGCGTCTCCGAACTCGGCCCACAGCGTAGCCCGCCGCGCGTCCCTCGGAACGCAGAGAACGAGGTGCCCGGTTACGTCGGCGGCTTCTCGCACGGGCCTCCGAACGGCATCCGTCCAGCGCAACACCACCGTCGCGTTGGGCATCCCCATCGTCCCGGCGTCGTCCCGGACGGTGACAATGAGCGAGGCTCGGTCCCCGCAGTCCGCGGCCTCCTGTCCGGCCAGGGGTGGGGGCGCCGCAGCCCAGATCGGCGCGACGAGCATTGCGGACACGATGCGGTGCCCCTGGGGAAGGCGGTCCTGCCGTCGCGCGCCGGCTCGTTCGAACGATCGAGGTCGCCCCGGGGATCGAAGTCCTCCCGGGCCACTGTCCATGGACGATCCTTTCGCGTTGTCCCGCGCGCGTGCGCCCGGGCAGGACACACGCCTCCAGCTTATGACGCCGCCAGCGAGCACGGCGTCACATCAGTGGTAGAAGACGTCGACGAGGGCGAGGGGGATCGCCGGGACGTACGTCACGAGGAGGAGGACGGCGACGAGGACGGCGACGAAGCGGAGGTTGACCTTGCTCACCTCCCAGATGTCCGCCTTGGCGACGGAGCACGCGGTCACGAGCACGCTCGCCACCGGCGGCGTCTGCTGGCCGATGCCGAGGTTGAGGGTGACGATGAGGCCGAAGTGCACCGGGTCGATCCCCGCCGCGCGCACGAGCGGCATCACGATGGGGACGACGAGGATGATCGCCGCGGCCGAGTGCAGGAAGAGGCCGATGACGAGGAAGAAGACGTTGAGCAGCGCGAGGATGAGCCACTTGTTCTCCGTGAGCCCCATGATCCCGGCCGCGACCTGCTGCGGGAGCCGCTGTTCGGTGAGGTAATCGCCGAGCAGGGCGGAGGTCGCGACGAGGAGCATGACGACGGCCGTCTGCACGCCGCCCTCGAGCATCGCCTCGCGCAGGTGGGCGAGGTCGAGTTCGCGGTAGATGAGCCCGCCCACGACGAGCGACGCGACGACGGCGAGCCCCGCCCCCTCCGTCGCCGTCACCCAGCCGCTGAAGATCCCGCCGAGGATGATCGCGGGCAGGAGGAGGGCCCAGCCGGCCTCGCGCGCCGTCGCCCATACGCGGCGGAGTTCGAACCGTCCCTCCACGGGGAAGTCATGGCGGCGGGCGTAGAGCCAGGCGACGAACATCAGCAGCAGGCCACCGAGCACCCCGGGCACGATGCCGGCGACGAACAGCTCGACGACCGAGGCCTCGGCCATGACGCCGTACAGGATCATGGGGATGGACGGGGGGATAATGACGGCGAGCGTGGCCGAGGAGGACGTCACGGCCGCGGCGAAGGGCGTCCGGTAGCCGCGTTTCTTCATGGCGGGGATGAGGATGGAGCCGAGCGCGGCGACATCGGCCACGGCGGAGCCCGAGATCTCCGCGAAGAAGAGCGAGGCGGAGATGCCGACCATCGCGAGGCCGCCGCGGATGAACCCGACGATCGCGGAGGCGAAGGCGATGAGCCGGCGCGAGATCCCGGTCGCGTTCATGATCGCGCCCGCGAGGATGAAGAGCGGGATGGCGATGAGCGGGAACGAGGTCGCCCCGTCGAACAGCACGAGGCCCGCGTTCGGGAGCATGGCGACGCCGCCCGAGGCGACGATGGCGACGAGCGCGACGATCCCGAGCGCGACCGCGATGGGGACGCCGACGGCGATGAGAAGCAGCAGGCCGGCGAAGAGCGCGAGGAGCGTCACGGCTCCCCCTCCCCGATCGCCTCACCGGCCGCCTCACCAGTCGCATCACCGGCCGAGACCGTCTCCCCGGAGCGGGCGTCCTCCGGGGAGAGCGCGTCCCTCAGCCCCAGAAGTTGCGCGACGATGAAGAGGACGGCCCCGATGGGGATCACCGACTGCGCCAGCGCCGCGGGCACCGACGGCAGGCTCACGAGCGTCGTCCCCTCGAGCACGCGGACGACCTGCCAGCCCGCCCACGCGACGGCGGCGAAGAAGGCGATGATGGCGCCCTCGGCCGCGAGCACCACGGCGAGCCGCGCGCGCCCCGTCAAGTGCTGGGTCAGCGTGGGCACGCCGATGTGCGCCCGGCGCAGCGCTGCGAGCGCCGCCCCGTAGTAGGTGAGCCAGGCGAGGAGGATCGACGCCACCTCGTCGTACCACACGAGCGCCGCCCCCGCCTTCCGGAAGCCGACCCCCACGACGACGACCAGGGCGAGCGCGGCGAGCAGGACGAGCACCGCCCCCTCGAGGAAGCGCCGAACGCCCGTCCTCAGCATGGGGATGGCGACCCGGCGGTCGGGCCGGCTATGAGCCCGCCTCTGCCGATCCTGCCTCCGATCCTGCCTCCGGAGCGGCCTCGGCCCGCGCCCTGTCGATGAGGGACTGTCCGTCCTCGACGGTGGCCGCGAACTCGTCGTACACGGGCTCGCTGGCGGACTCGAAGCGGGCCGGATCCGCCTCGTTGATCTCCATCTCCGTGGCCTCGAGCTCGGCGAGCAACTCGCCGTCCATGCGCGCGGCCGTCTCGTACACGAACGCCTGCATCTCCCGCGCGATCGCCTCCACCTCGGCGCGAACATCCTCCGGGTGACGCTCCCAGCGCCCGGCGCCCGTCGTGACGAAGGCCGGGCTGTACACGTGCCCGGTCAGGGAGAGGTAGTCCTGCACCTCGTGCAGCTTGGAACTCGTCACCTGCGTGAGCGGGTTCTCCTGCCCGTCCATCACCCCGGTCTGGAGCGCGACGAAGACCTCCGAGAAGGGCATCGGCGTCGGGTTCGCGCCCAGCGCCTGGAAGAGCTTCACGCGCCACACGCCGCGCGGCGTCCGGAGCTTGATCCCGCTCAGGTCCTCCGGCCCGCGGATGGGTCGGCGGGAGTTCGTGATGTGACGGAATCCGTTCTCCCACACCGCGAGGATCCGGTAGCCGGCCTCCTCCGCGCGGGGCGCGAGTTCGGGCCACACGACGGCTGCCTCGATCCGTCTCATGTGCTCGCGGTCGCGGACGAGATACGGCATCTCGAACAGGCCGAACGCGTCCACCATCGAAGACATGATCGTGGAGGGGATGGACATGTCGAGCGTGCCGAGCCGCAGCCGCTGCAGCATCGCGTCGTCGCCGCCGAGCTGGCTTGCGCCGTAGACGTGGAGCTCGGCCCGGCCGGCGAGCCGTTCGTTCACGCGGCGCGCGAACTCGTTGGCCGTCACGTCGTAGAGCGAGCCGGGGGAGCCGACGTGGCCCAGCGAAAGTTCGACGACCCCCGGTTCCCCGCCCCCTCCGCACCCGAAGCCGGCGAACGCCGCGGCGACCGACGCGACGGCGAGCTTCGTGACGGCGAGCACCGGAGTCCGTCCCACGGGCCGCTTCATGCCCCGGCCAGGAAGTCGGCGGCGGCCGCCAGACCGCCGGGTTCGTGCGCGATTCCGCTCGTCTTCAGTCCCATCTCCACCCCCGCCAGCGCTCCCATCAGCGTGAGTTCGTTGAGATCTCCGAGGTGCCCGATCCGGAACACCTTCCCCCTGAGGGGGCCGAGACCCGTCCCCAGCGACATGTCGAAACGTTCGAGCACGGTGAGACGGAACGCTTCGGCATCCTCCCCGTCCCCGACCATCACGGTCGTCCCGGCGCTCGACACCGCCTTCGGATCCTGACAGTAGTTGCGCAGACCCCAGGCGGCGACGGCCCGGCGCGTGGCCTCGGCGTGGCGCGCGTGGCGGGCGAAGGTGGCGTCGGCCCCTTCCTCCCGCAGCATCGCGAGCGACGCCTCGAGCCCGTAGAGGAGCGTCGTGGGCGGGGTGTAGGGGAAGTAGCCGCCCTGGTTGTCCCGCAACATCGCCGTCCAGTCGAAGTAGGCGCGCGGCGTGCCCGGGCGCGCGCGGTGGCGGGCGAGCGCCTTCTCGCTCACCGCGCAGAACCCGAGGCCGGGCGGGAGCATGAGCCCCTTCTGGGAGCCGCACACGGTGACGTCCACGCCCCACTCCGCCTGCCGGAAGGGGGTCGCGGCGAGCGAGGAGACGGCGTCGACCATGAGGAGGGCGGGATGGCCGGCTTCGTCGAGCGCCTTCCGCACGGCCGCGATGTCGCTGGTGACGCCCGTCGAGGTCTCGTTGTGGACGACGAGGACAGCGCGGATCTGCCGCTCGGTGTCGTCCGCGAGGCGCGCCGCGATCCTCTCCGGGTCCGCGGGGCGCCGCCAGTCGCCGTCGATCGCCTCCACCCGGTGCCCGAGGGCCCGTCCCACCTCTCCCCACTTCGAGGCGAAGAACCCGTTGTTCCAGAGGAGGACGCGGTCGCCGGGGGAGAGGACGTTGGCGAGGGCGCTCTCCCAGCACCCGGTCGCGGAGGATGGGAAGATGAAGACGTGCGCGGGGTCGCCGAACACCCATTTCAACCCGTCGAACAACCCGAGCGTCATCTCGCCGAACTCGGGTCCGCGGTGGTCGATGACGGACCGGTTCATGGCCCGGAATACGCGCTCGGGCACCGGGGTCGGGCCCGGAAGCTGCAGGAAGTGTCTGCCGCTGCGGTAGGTCAACGGTGGCTCGCTCTTGTCAGGTCGGGGCTTCCGCCGATACAACTTGGCTCGTGACCCGCCCAATCTCTCACGACCGCGCCGGTTCGCAACGGCCCCGGCCCGGACCCGACGCTCGACGCGAGGCCCGGCTCGAAGCTCGACTTCGGGCGGGGCTCCGGGGAGAGGTCCGTTTCGACCGCTTCACGCGCGGGCTGTACAGCACGGACGCGTCGATCTACCAGGTGGAGCCGCTGGGGGTCGCGTTCCCGGAATCGGCCGGCGACGTGCGGCGGGCGGTGGAACTCGCGGGCGAGCACGGGACTTCGGTCGTCGTGCGCGGGGCGGGGACATCGCAGAGCGGCCAGTCGATCGGGCGGGGCGTGATCCTCGACACGAGCCGGGGGCTGGACGGGGTGCTCGACTTCGATCCGGCCGCCCGGCGCATCGTGGTCGAGCCGGGGATCGTGCTGGACCGGCTGAACGCCTTCCTGCGGCCGCATGGGCTCTTCTTCCCGATCGACGTGGCCACATCGAGCCGCGCCACGCTGGGGGGGATGGCCGGCAACAACAGCGCGGGGTCGCGCTCGGTGCGGTACGGCCACATGGTCGAGCACGTCCGGAGCATCGAGGTGGTGCTCGCGGACGGCCGGCGCGCCGAGTTCCGCCGCGACGCCGGGGCGAGCTGGGCGTCCGGGGACAGCCTCGGGGCCGACATGCGGGCGCTCTACCGGCGCGAGGCCGACGAACTGGCGCGGCGGGTGCCGGACGTCCCCCGGCACGTGGCGGGCTATGCGCTGCACCGCCTGGGCCGGGAAGGCGCCGGGCTGTCGGATCTTCTCGTGGGTTCGGAGGGGACGCTCGCGCTCTTCACCGCGCTCGAACTCGACCTTCAGCCCATTCCCTCCGTGCGCGCGCTCGGCGTGTGCCGCTTCGACGGGACCGGCGAGGCGCTGGCCGCGGTGCCGGCGATCGTCGCGCTCGAACCGACGGCGGTGGAACTGTTCGACGCGACCGTGCTCGGGCTGGCCGCGCAGATGCCGAGCTTCGAGCGGGTGCTCCGGCAGCTCGGGGAGGACGGGAGCGGCCCGCCGCGCGACATCCTCGTGGTCGAGTTCGCGGGGGACGACCCGGAGCGCGTCTCGGCCTCCCTCTCGGCGCTCGAGTCCGCGCTGGGCGGGATCGCCGTGGGCGTCACGCGCGCGGAGTCCCCCGCCTTCCAGGCCCGCATCTGGGCCATGCGCAAGGCGGGGCTCAGCATTTCCATGTCCCAACCCGCCGCCCGCAAGCCGCTCGCCTTCATCGAGGACTGCGCGATCCCGCTCGAGCGGCTGCCGGAGTGGTATCGCCGGCTCACGGAGGTCATCGACCGCCACGCCACGCACGCCGTGTGGTACGCGCACGCCTCGGTCGGCTGCCTCCACGTGCGGCCGGCGCTCGACCTGCGCGACGGAGACGATGTGGAGCGGCTGCGCGCGATCGCGGTGGACGCCTTCGCGCTCGCGGGCGAACTGGGCGGATCCCATTCCGGCGAACACGGGGACGGCTGGATCCGGTCGGAGTTCCTCGAGCCGATGCTGGGCGCGCGCCTCGTCTCCGCGTTCGGAGAGATCAAGCGCCGCTTCGATCCGGAGGACCGGCTGAACCCCGGGAAGATCGTCGACCCACCCCGCATGAACGACCCCACGCTGCTGCGGGCTCGGTACGGACTGGAGACCCGAAAGCTGCCGACGGCGTTCGACTGGGGAGCGTGGGGCGGGTTCTCGCCGGCCGTCGACATGTGCAACAACAACGGGACGTGCCTAAAGCGGAGCCCCGGCGTGATGTGCCCGTCTTTCCGCGCCACGAGCGACGAACGGCATTCGACGCGCGGGCGCGCCAACGCCCTGCGGCTGGCGCTGTCCGGGCAGTTGGGGGAAGACCCGTGGACATCGCCGGAGTTGTACGAGGCGATGGACCTCTGCCTGGGCTGCAAGGGCTGCCGCCGCGAGTGTCCGACGGGGGTCGACATGGCGCGGATGAAGGTGGAGTTCCTGCACCGCCTGCGAGCCGAGCAACCGCTCTCGCCGCGGGACCGGGCACTGGCGTATCTGCCCCGCTACGCGCCGCTGCTTTCGCGCGTGGCCCCGCTGGTGAACCTGCGGAACCGGATCCCCATTCTGGCGCGTCTCGGCGAGCGCATGGCGGGTCTGGCGGCCGACCGGCCGCTCCCCCGCTGGTCGTCACAGCCGTTTTCCCTGCGCGGCCGGGTCTCCGCGCGCGAGAATGGCGGTCCGAGGGTCGCGCTCTTCGTCGACACCTTCACGCGCTACTTCGAGCCTGAGAACGCCCGCGCCGCTGTGCGAGTGCTGACGCGGGCGGGCTATCGGGTGGAGGAGGCCGATACCGCGGGCAGGCCGCTCTGCTGCGGGCGCACCTTCCTCAACGCGGGCCTGGTCGAGGAGGCGCGGGTCGAACTCGACCGCACCGTCCGGGCGCTGAGCCGCTTCGTGGCGCGGGGGATTCCGGTGGTGGGGCTGGAACCGTCATGCCTGCTCACGCTGCGCGATGAACTGCCCGCGCTGGACTCCGGGCCCGAGGCGGCCGACATCGCGGACCGGGCCCGGCTGCTGACCGAATGGCTCGTCGAAGCGGCGGCGCTCGACCGGCTCGACCTCGCTCCCCTTCCCGTCCGGCGCGTTCGCGTCCACGGCCACTGCCACGAGAAGGCGTTCGGCGCCGACGGCCCGACGCTGGAGGTCCTCCACGCGATCCCCGACCTCGAGGTCGAAGCGATCCCCGCCGGCTGCTGCGGGATGGCCGGTTCCTTCGGTTACGAGGCGGAGCACGGGGGGATCTCCCGCCGCATCGCCGAACTCGAACTCCTCCCCACCGTCCGCGAACTGCGCGACGACGAATGGCTCGTCGCCAACGGCACAAGCTGCCGCCACCAGGTCGCCGATCTCGCCAACGCAACGGGCCGCCACGTCGTCACGGTCCTCGACGCCGCCGCTTTCCCTCCTTGACCCGTCGCGCATCCTCGGCACGGACGAGTGAAGGGAGACGGGTGATCCGGCGTTACCCTCCGGGCCGTGTGCTCAGCCAGTCGCACTCCTCGTCCGAGACCAGGTACATCAGAATCCAGGTCTGAAGCTTCTCCGAATCGTCGATTCGCCGGTCCAGAACGAATAGCGTATCGCCCCGGAAGGTCTCCATCGGCCGAATGTCGAAGTCGTGCGGCACGAGGGTGTCCACACACGCTTGTGAGAGGTCTGGCGAAAGGATCCCGACCCAGGTCTTGGCGGTGAGCACCGGCATCGGTTCCATCTTCAGTGCCGTCTGGTCGTGGTGGGTGAACAGGAAACCGCCGGCCGGCCGCGGAAAAAGTTGGCGCAGTTGCGAACTCTCCTCCAACTGCTCGCGGCCCGGGATGCGCTCGATGTCGATGCGTTCCCTGAGGTCGGCCGGAACGCCCTTCCTCCGCGCCACCGGGATGTCCAGCGTGTCCACCACTTCGCCCCGCAGGTTCAAGACGAACATCTCGTCCAGTCCGGACCAGCCCTGCACGAACCGTCCGTCGGCGTACGCAAGCGAACTGATCCGAAAAAGGGTCGCATACGCCCAGTTGCCGCTCCTGACTGATGCGGCGTATTGCTCCGGGAGTCCGCCCATGCTCGAGAATTCGTCCGTGGCCGGCCGCCAACGAGTCACCGATGTTTCGCGCTGGAGCTCGAAATCCGTCATCCAGACGTCCTGGCCGATCACCACCGGGGGCGTGATTCCGCCCAGCGCGGGAAAGTCCACAACCCGAATGGTCTCTCCGGTGTTTCGGTCGAAGATGTTCACTCGTCGCGAGCTTGTGACCTGTGCGGCTACGGTCGAGTCGTCGAGCACCATCGGAACCCCTGGGCCGCCGCGAAACTCCCCCGGCCCCTCTCCCGGCCGTCCGTACACCAGCATCAGGCTACCGTCTCTGCGGAACCTGAGGAGTCTTCCCGAAAAGAGATCCGGTATGTAGAAGGACCCGTCGAACGGGTCGATGACCGGCGTGTACGGATTGCCGATGTACAGCGTGTCGGTTTCCGGCAGTAGAATACTGTCGACGGCAGTGAGCGTCGGCCCCGCCGTGTCCGCGGTCACGGGTGCGCCGGACTCGGAGCCGCAGCCCGGGATCAAGAACATCCCGCCGGCGAACAACGCGACGCCGACACGACGGGACCAGCCCACTCTGCCCCCCTACCGTCCTGAGATGTTCGATTCGGGGACGGCGGACATCGTCTGGAGGCGC is a genomic window containing:
- a CDS encoding carboxypeptidase regulatory-like domain-containing protein, with the translated sequence MLVAPIWAAAPPPLAGQEAADCGDRASLIVTVRDDAGTMGMPNATVVLRWTDAVRRPVREAADVTGHLVLCVPRDARRATLWAEFGDASSEEETVVIVPGMRHEVELRLVLAERRTGRLIGQVLDARTRQPVVAAEVFVPDRAERVESNRRGRFVLSALPVGEHELSVRHIGYAPLTYAVMVRQGLTTEAEIALSADPVELAPLVATVERPRRLEIKGFYERKYWGELTGLGTFITEEDIERWRPLRVSHLVSMLVPSVAPGLKNRRRFSGAGLTCPMAVYLDGIRLRQGELDQFVKPLEVGGIEVYKGLASLPAEFGGFRNRCGAVVVWTK
- a CDS encoding TRAP transporter large permease, which encodes MTLLALFAGLLLLIAVGVPIAVALGIVALVAIVASGGVAMLPNAGLVLFDGATSFPLIAIPLFILAGAIMNATGISRRLIAFASAIVGFIRGGLAMVGISASLFFAEISGSAVADVAALGSILIPAMKKRGYRTPFAAAVTSSSATLAVIIPPSIPMILYGVMAEASVVELFVAGIVPGVLGGLLLMFVAWLYARRHDFPVEGRFELRRVWATAREAGWALLLPAIILGGIFSGWVTATEGAGLAVVASLVVGGLIYRELDLAHLREAMLEGGVQTAVVMLLVATSALLGDYLTEQRLPQQVAAGIMGLTENKWLILALLNVFFLVIGLFLHSAAAIILVVPIVMPLVRAAGIDPVHFGLIVTLNLGIGQQTPPVASVLVTACSVAKADIWEVSKVNLRFVAVLVAVLLLVTYVPAIPLALVDVFYH
- a CDS encoding TRAP transporter small permease encodes the protein MLRTGVRRFLEGAVLVLLAALALVVVVGVGFRKAGAALVWYDEVASILLAWLTYYGAALAALRRAHIGVPTLTQHLTGRARLAVVLAAEGAIIAFFAAVAWAGWQVVRVLEGTTLVSLPSVPAALAQSVIPIGAVLFIVAQLLGLRDALSPEDARSGETVSAGDATGEAAGEAIGEGEP
- a CDS encoding TRAP transporter substrate-binding protein yields the protein MKRPVGRTPVLAVTKLAVASVAAAFAGFGCGGGGEPGVVELSLGHVGSPGSLYDVTANEFARRVNERLAGRAELHVYGASQLGGDDAMLQRLRLGTLDMSIPSTIMSSMVDAFGLFEMPYLVRDREHMRRIEAAVVWPELAPRAEEAGYRILAVWENGFRHITNSRRPIRGPEDLSGIKLRTPRGVWRVKLFQALGANPTPMPFSEVFVALQTGVMDGQENPLTQVTSSKLHEVQDYLSLTGHVYSPAFVTTGAGRWERHPEDVRAEVEAIAREMQAFVYETAARMDGELLAELEATEMEINEADPARFESASEPVYDEFAATVEDGQSLIDRARAEAAPEAGSEAGSAEAGS
- a CDS encoding aminotransferase class V-fold PLP-dependent enzyme, which gives rise to MTYRSGRHFLQLPGPTPVPERVFRAMNRSVIDHRGPEFGEMTLGLFDGLKWVFGDPAHVFIFPSSATGCWESALANVLSPGDRVLLWNNGFFASKWGEVGRALGHRVEAIDGDWRRPADPERIAARLADDTERQIRAVLVVHNETSTGVTSDIAAVRKALDEAGHPALLMVDAVSSLAATPFRQAEWGVDVTVCGSQKGLMLPPGLGFCAVSEKALARHRARPGTPRAYFDWTAMLRDNQGGYFPYTPPTTLLYGLEASLAMLREEGADATFARHARHAEATRRAVAAWGLRNYCQDPKAVSSAGTTVMVGDGEDAEAFRLTVLERFDMSLGTGLGPLRGKVFRIGHLGDLNELTLMGALAGVEMGLKTSGIAHEPGGLAAAADFLAGA
- a CDS encoding FAD-binding protein; this encodes MTRPISHDRAGSQRPRPGPDARREARLEARLRAGLRGEVRFDRFTRGLYSTDASIYQVEPLGVAFPESAGDVRRAVELAGEHGTSVVVRGAGTSQSGQSIGRGVILDTSRGLDGVLDFDPAARRIVVEPGIVLDRLNAFLRPHGLFFPIDVATSSRATLGGMAGNNSAGSRSVRYGHMVEHVRSIEVVLADGRRAEFRRDAGASWASGDSLGADMRALYRREADELARRVPDVPRHVAGYALHRLGREGAGLSDLLVGSEGTLALFTALELDLQPIPSVRALGVCRFDGTGEALAAVPAIVALEPTAVELFDATVLGLAAQMPSFERVLRQLGEDGSGPPRDILVVEFAGDDPERVSASLSALESALGGIAVGVTRAESPAFQARIWAMRKAGLSISMSQPAARKPLAFIEDCAIPLERLPEWYRRLTEVIDRHATHAVWYAHASVGCLHVRPALDLRDGDDVERLRAIAVDAFALAGELGGSHSGEHGDGWIRSEFLEPMLGARLVSAFGEIKRRFDPEDRLNPGKIVDPPRMNDPTLLRARYGLETRKLPTAFDWGAWGGFSPAVDMCNNNGTCLKRSPGVMCPSFRATSDERHSTRGRANALRLALSGQLGEDPWTSPELYEAMDLCLGCKGCRRECPTGVDMARMKVEFLHRLRAEQPLSPRDRALAYLPRYAPLLSRVAPLVNLRNRIPILARLGERMAGLAADRPLPRWSSQPFSLRGRVSARENGGPRVALFVDTFTRYFEPENARAAVRVLTRAGYRVEEADTAGRPLCCGRTFLNAGLVEEARVELDRTVRALSRFVARGIPVVGLEPSCLLTLRDELPALDSGPEAADIADRARLLTEWLVEAAALDRLDLAPLPVRRVRVHGHCHEKAFGADGPTLEVLHAIPDLEVEAIPAGCCGMAGSFGYEAEHGGISRRIAELELLPTVRELRDDEWLVANGTSCRHQVADLANATGRHVVTVLDAAAFPP